AAATAAGGAGTTCGTATAACCTCTAGTTGACGTATTGACCGGAGATGGCTGGCACGCTTGAATGCTATTGAGATGTGTTGCGACTAATTCCTCCAGTCCTGTTACAAAGGGGCTTGTTCCGGGTCACAAGGAGTCTTGATTTTTCTATCTATTGCCGGGACCTATATCTACACAATTGGGTCAGTGTATAGGGGCTATATGACGCCTGGAAGCCCTGATATAGCTGGCCTACAATGCGTTGAGTCTGGAGTCATGACCCCTATATGCAGGCTACCTCTATACGTGCTACAGCCACGGACCTTCTAATGCGTCCTCAAGCACATATCCACTAACGGGCAAAGCCTCAGTCCTCGGTTGAATGAGATATGCTTCCGGCTTGATTATATTTACTTTGGATTACAATTACGGGAAGAACCACAGCTCAGAGCAATAAGTTCTTACTGTAAGAGGGCTTGTAGGTATTGCTTCGCATGGCTCGGGTTCTGGCGACCTTGATCAACTGACCGGCTCCATGGACCTGGAATACGCCGAAGATGGCTCCACAACAGAATACGACCAGCACGAGTCGTGCGGCACattcgccgtcgacgccactCGAGTTTAGGCTGGATAGCTTCCCCGGATTCCACTGAACCCCCACGCCAGCCGCAAAGTCACCGACCCAAGTCCCCATTGCCCCAACCTTTTCAAGAGCGAGCGCCGTAGTCGGACGTTGAATCTTGAGGCCCCCCTCCAGCTCATCGACGGCCAGCTTCAATCGAAAGGCTTCCTGTCAACTGGACGACTGCCCTGCAGAGAAATACAGGCAAATGGGAGCGATGTCGACCACACAATGCCCAGACGCCAAGCAGAAAGCACAAATgtctcgtcgctctcggGAGGGTTGCTGGACGTGCAGAAGAAGGTCAACACAGCCTGTGCATCACGATGTTCACGAGTCACCACTGGGCGGCAGCTAACAGGCCCACAGGAAAAAGAAGTGCGACAACAATGAGCACCCTTGCCGCAATTGCTCCAGGCTCGGTCTGGAATGCCAGCGGGAAGTCAGGTTGGTCTGGGAAGATGACTTTCGGCGAGAGGGGATGAGTCGAAGAGGGCCAGCCAAGCTGGTCACTGCACAGAAACGGAAACGAGGCGATGAGGATGCAACTTTAAAAGCTACTAGGAGAGGGAGCCTGTCAAAACGCGACTTGGATGAAACCCTGGATATAGGCAAAAGCCTAATATGCTCAGCCGCCTACGCACCTATATCCGAGCCGACCGCTGGCCGTCCCATATCACAGTGGCCCTTCGAGCTTGACTCAACAGAGTCGATGCTTCTCGACCACTACATTCAGCGGTTCTCACGCACGTATCCGGCATTCTCAGGGCCTTCGAATCCTTTTCTGCGCGTGATCCTGCCTCTTTCGATGCAGAGCCGGGTTGTGCTTGACTCTTTGCTTGCTTTGGGCGGCGTACAAAGCTGGGACAATGGCGAGTTTGCCCTGGAAGGCGCCATGCTGAAGCTACGACAAAAGGCGCTGAGAGGTTGCCACGAGCTGGCAGGCCAATTAAGGACAGATGGTAAGTTACTCGGGGAAGGAGACGACTCGACGCACGCGAGCGGCCAGGTTGGATCGGGTCAATGGCGGAGTCGGACAGACAACAGCTCTACGATGCTTCACCTCCTGACGAGTTGCGTTCTCCTCATGCTATATGAAAAGCTCGCTGGAGAAGACCGAGAAAATGGGACCTCTCACTTACAGTTCTTTTCGCGGCTCTTTCCCGCACATATGCTTCTCCAGGCTATGGCTGGTTTCCGCAGTATCGGCGCCCCGGAGCAGTCTGTCACGCATGCATTCCAGTTTGTGACAAACCTTTTCCTCTACAACGACCTCGTGCGCTCCACGTCCTTGCGAACAACGACTTTCTCCGACTTCTACTTGGCACAAGGGCACATTGATCCCGCTGGCGTTGCTGGCGTTGCTGGCGttgctggtgttgctggtCCCTGTGGGAACGCAGGCGATCGAGACTTGAGGCGATTCGTCTTCCCCCGACTCATCACTCGCATcacggcgggcgacctcACGGTGACGGATCAGGAGATTGCCGAGTGGGATggcgcgctgggctggctgccgaGCTTCTCGCTCGCTCCGCCGCTAGACCTGGACCCGTACGAACACATCCCTACAGCGAGTCGCGACATTGTCACGAACCCGCGGTACCGACGCCTAGAAAGCTTCACTTGCCCAAACGAGTGGATCGAGCAGAGAATAACTTCGGAACTATACCGCATCGCGGGAACCATCTACAGAAAGCAGTGCGTCGCCCGCGTGGAGGGCCCCTTTTCGACGCGCCCCTGGACAGACGATGCCTGGATGGGCAACCTCCCGCTCTGGGCGGTGCAGCTGATTGACCTGCTCCCACCAGACTCAGCGTTCCAGAACACGCTGCTGTGGCCCATTGGTATTGTAGCGAAGGAGTTGACCGCGATTCACGACGTTGAGAGGGCGAGCATTACGAGGGCCCTAGAGGCGCTGGAGAAGAGGTTCCAGATGCGACACTTTTTGCGAGCAAGGCAGCACTTGCACGCCCACTGGGCCATGTGCGATCAGGGCTATGCATTCAATGGCGGGGATATTCTCTGTGGCTAGTGCCAATTCGTTGCTGTATGAAGCCATGTCGAATATAAAGACTCGAGTTAATGATTCCTCTTCATTCCAATGATGCCCCGCGTGGGCGAGTCGCGATGGCTCTGCACAATGTCAACGGCTTCAGCCTGGATGAGGCCTTGGCCAACCAGTC
Above is a genomic segment from Purpureocillium takamizusanense chromosome 2, complete sequence containing:
- a CDS encoding uncharacterized protein (COG:S~EggNog:ENOG503PEJI), with the translated sequence MLLQAMAGFRSIGAPEQSVTHAFQFVTNLFLYNDLVRSTSLRTTTFSDFYLAQGHIDPAGVAGVAGVAGVAGPCGNAGDRDLRRFVFPRLITRITAGDLTVTDQEIAEWDGALGWLPSFSLAPPLDLDPYEHIPTASRDIVTNPRYRRLESFTCPNEWIEQRITSELYRIAGTIYRKQCVARVEGPFSTRPWTDDAWMGNLPLWAVQLIDLLPPDSAFQNTLLWPIGIVAKELTAIHDVERASITRALEALEKRFQMRHFLRARQHLHAHWAMCDQGYAFNGGDILCG